In Oceaniferula flava, one genomic interval encodes:
- a CDS encoding sialate O-acetylesterase, with the protein MKKPIFIIAASAMGLFASQGAITSSLDNAKVLTIEAKTSENFNQTFTDSNGVSVTLNFQFTASESPNTLGNPSFDIQAVTGSGRLGIDSINGNDTGASANTSFEENEVFTLTVSYVSATGLPVGKTLQAVNFNFNNIDTYRAGSSNGSVTYDWDSNARSATQSQTTSSGASGAIAGLSDDQTFDLLTGDYTGTLSISAQTGSNLSGMRIGTDGFDVALDTIAASSGSTHYDVYILAGQSNGNGRGWAADFGTGTSHPQFEFYKTAQSDVRFYYHKTQTATNQVLPENEWIDLAPGSGHGTVSPENSPEMGPEVSFGDAMADEYPGENIAILKYCHGGTNLHTNWSASGDRYASLLATVAAATTALRDAGHTYTLRGFLWQQGEADCTSTTHANNYEANLTSLVNRVRADIFGGLSRPFVIGKLSDNQSSITGNAGFATVRGAQDNVAANLPNVTTVNTDDDAKFPMRGDAIHFTGVGQVELGLGHFQAMKTLLTNDSDQDGLLDTEEATLGTDPNNADSDHDGSEDGTEIAMGTAPLDGNSFFKVSSIVAEEEGDYTLEWPAKSGATYIVESSTTLEPGSWTEVAQVTADSAVGSWTGQSVFSETIAFYGAEGATGGDFDTASYDSVDSEPDTQASRLSQGGGLTGGGANLRIINNGIFSPSSSGNNGFNLAGCTEASRQAAITAGDYFSFTISGTGQEITYDQLVFYANQFESTAKVDITYRIGTGAEQDALVDYSPAAGNVNVTEVTVDLPDFTTSEDVTFTYYLYLSAEESHGIRFDDIAVRASPSTADDGKLFFRIRHSN; encoded by the coding sequence ATGAAAAAACCCATCTTCATAATCGCCGCGTCCGCCATGGGGCTGTTTGCCTCTCAGGGAGCGATCACGTCATCTTTGGACAATGCCAAAGTGCTCACGATTGAGGCCAAAACGTCAGAAAATTTTAACCAGACCTTTACGGATAGCAATGGTGTCTCCGTGACGCTCAATTTTCAATTTACCGCCAGCGAATCGCCAAACACCTTGGGGAACCCCTCCTTCGATATACAGGCAGTTACGGGCTCTGGACGATTGGGGATCGACTCGATAAACGGGAATGATACCGGTGCAAGTGCCAATACTTCCTTCGAAGAGAACGAGGTATTCACTCTTACCGTGAGTTACGTTTCCGCCACAGGGTTACCAGTAGGAAAGACGCTTCAGGCGGTGAATTTCAATTTCAATAATATTGATACTTACCGTGCCGGATCTTCGAATGGAAGTGTGACCTATGATTGGGATTCCAATGCTCGAAGTGCTACACAGTCGCAAACAACCTCAAGCGGAGCGAGCGGCGCAATCGCTGGTCTGAGCGATGACCAGACCTTCGATCTCTTGACGGGGGATTATACCGGGACGCTGTCAATTAGTGCTCAAACAGGCTCTAATTTATCCGGTATGCGCATCGGCACTGATGGCTTTGATGTGGCTCTCGATACAATCGCAGCCTCATCAGGATCCACGCATTATGATGTCTACATCCTGGCAGGGCAGTCGAATGGCAATGGTCGTGGGTGGGCTGCCGACTTTGGCACCGGCACCAGTCATCCCCAGTTTGAATTTTACAAAACGGCGCAGAGCGATGTCCGGTTCTACTATCATAAAACCCAAACGGCGACGAATCAGGTATTACCGGAGAATGAGTGGATCGACCTCGCCCCGGGCAGTGGTCACGGCACGGTGAGCCCCGAGAATTCTCCGGAAATGGGCCCTGAAGTTAGCTTCGGCGATGCCATGGCGGACGAGTATCCGGGGGAGAATATTGCCATCTTGAAATACTGTCACGGAGGCACCAATCTGCACACCAACTGGAGTGCCTCAGGTGATCGCTACGCATCACTTCTGGCCACGGTAGCAGCAGCCACCACGGCGCTCAGAGATGCTGGGCATACCTACACCTTGAGGGGTTTTCTCTGGCAGCAGGGGGAGGCGGACTGCACCAGCACGACCCATGCGAATAACTACGAGGCCAATCTGACTTCACTGGTCAATCGGGTGCGTGCCGATATTTTTGGCGGATTGTCCCGGCCCTTTGTCATTGGCAAGCTCTCCGATAATCAGAGTTCGATCACCGGCAATGCGGGCTTTGCCACCGTGCGTGGCGCCCAGGACAATGTTGCAGCAAACCTGCCCAATGTGACCACCGTCAACACCGACGACGACGCCAAGTTTCCCATGCGTGGCGACGCCATCCACTTCACTGGTGTCGGGCAGGTGGAACTCGGTCTGGGGCATTTTCAAGCGATGAAAACTCTGCTGACCAACGACAGCGATCAAGATGGTCTCTTGGACACGGAGGAAGCCACGCTAGGCACCGACCCGAACAATGCGGACAGCGATCATGACGGCTCGGAAGACGGCACCGAGATCGCCATGGGGACGGCTCCGCTTGACGGCAACAGCTTTTTCAAAGTGAGTTCCATCGTGGCTGAAGAAGAGGGCGACTACACCCTCGAATGGCCGGCGAAGTCCGGAGCCACCTACATCGTGGAAAGCTCCACCACTTTGGAGCCGGGAAGTTGGACCGAAGTGGCACAAGTCACCGCAGACAGTGCGGTCGGCAGCTGGACAGGCCAGTCTGTTTTCTCGGAAACCATCGCCTTCTACGGTGCTGAGGGGGCGACGGGTGGTGATTTCGACACCGCGTCCTATGATTCGGTGGATTCAGAGCCCGACACCCAGGCTTCCCGTCTCAGCCAAGGGGGCGGCCTCACGGGCGGAGGGGCGAATTTGAGAATCATCAATAACGGGATCTTCTCGCCCTCAAGCTCGGGGAACAATGGTTTCAACCTTGCCGGCTGCACCGAGGCCAGTCGACAAGCTGCAATCACCGCGGGGGACTACTTCTCATTCACGATCTCAGGCACCGGTCAGGAGATCACCTATGATCAACTTGTTTTCTATGCCAATCAGTTTGAATCGACGGCGAAAGTCGACATCACTTATCGCATCGGCACCGGTGCCGAGCAAGACGCGCTGGTTGATTACTCGCCGGCAGCGGGGAATGTGAACGTGACAGAGGTCACCGTTGATCTGCCTGATTTCACCACCAGCGAGGACGTGACCTTCACCTACTATCTTTACCTGAGTGCTGAGGAGTCGCACGGTATCCGTTTCGATGATATCGCCGTTCGCGCCTCGCCATCCACAGCGGACGATGGTAAGCTGTTCTTCCGAATCAGGCATTCCAACTGA